aaaattattttcttggacTTGCTTTTTGCAAGGCAAATTGGAAATCCACAACAGAGGTGCTCTGTTGATGTTATACTGTAGGAAgggtaaataaaaaaaacttaatGCTTTTCATGACCTGAGAAACATCTGAGTGTTTTCTAAACTGGCTTCTCTGAGCTTTCCAAGTGTGTAGTATGAGAAAAATGAATCATGTTAATGGGAAAACTTAAAGAAacttttgtttcaaaattttaGTTCAGAGTATCCTTTTCTGTTACCTTAACTTTCTTGTAAGCTTTCTGGTATCACTCATTTTTGCCTCCCAGTATCTGCCCCAGGTGAAAGCATTTAGTCTTTTGTATCACTGGCAACTTGCCTGAAGATGCTGCTGCCTTTCCACACTCCCACCTGTTTGAGACCTTTTTCTATGCTCATTCAGCTCGTGGTGCTTACTCCAAATTACCATCACCGAAATGCATCAAATCACAGGGACAGAACGTCACCATCACAGTCGGCAGGCCATGGATACCAAGGGAACCCCAACATCTGTTTTTTCTCGGGGAAGGAATAACATCAGGAGAGGCTTCATCCCTAAGGGCCACCTTCAGGATGAcatccagctgctgcagagcatcTCCTGAAGCCTTGCTCTCCACAGGTGCCTAACTCAGAAGACTCGGTCAGGACTGCTGTCTGCCCAGGAGACAATTTACTTCACACGTCCCGTCCGCACCGAAGGAAAGGCTTTGGGTGCGGGGGCCCGTACGGAGGATGCACATGCCGGCTTCCCGAGGAAGGACGCCCGTCGGGGGTGCTCTCCCCTTCGCCCAAGAGGGAAAGGCTGCCCGGGGTGGCGGCAGCAGCCGGCCAAGCAGCGGTGGCCATCAGGTAggggcagccccgccgggcccccgCGCCGGCGCCGCAGCATCCCGCGCCGGGCGGCTCGCGTACTCACGGCTCTgcggggctccggcggctccgggggaggacgaggaggaggaggcggaggccGGGCAGGTGAACCCTCGCGGCAGCTGTCTCCCCGGCCGCTGCTGCTGGAAGCCGCCCGATCTCTCTAGCCACGGCCCtcggcagggctggagccccccgcgcccgccgccagCGTGGGAGGGCGCGGCGGGGCTGCAGGCGGGGGAGCCGCTCCGGCCGGCTCCGGGGAGCGACGGAGGGAGGGAGCGAGGGAGGGGGCAGGAGGCAGGAcagctcccggccccggcccgccctcCGTCTGCGGGGGGAAGCCGAGCGGCGCCCGCTGTCGGGGTGCTCCGCGCCTCGCTGCCTGGGAAACTTGGGAGGCTCGCCGGGGAGCGCCCGTCCCCTGCCCCGAGGGCCGCTCCGGCCGAGGGAAGCGTCCCCGTGCGCACCAGCTGGATGGCGCGGACCCTGAGACCCGACGACATCAACCCCCGCACGGGGCTTGTGGTGGCTCTGGTCAGCGTCTTTCTGGTGTTCGGCTTCATGTTCACCGTGTCTGGCATCAAGGGAGAGACCCTGGGAGACATCCCGCTGCTGGCTATCGGGCCGGCCATCTGCCTGCCGGGCATTGCCGCCATCGCCCTCACCAGAAAGACTGACGGCTGCACCAAATGTCCCGAGAACATGCGCCCGTGCTGCAAGGAAGTCAAGGATCGGGACGGCATGGAGCTGCTAAGGACCCCCTCGGACCTGGAGTCTGGCAAGGGGAGTTGTGACGAGCTGGCCAGGAAAGCTTACCGCAAGGACAGGAGAGGGCTGAGGGGAGAGGACACCGTGTTCATTTGCACCACCAGCACCACCGCCGCTGCCCCGGCAGAGTGCAAGAGCCTCACCAAAAaggtggagcaggaggagatgcTGAAATACCTGGAGAGCTGTTACCCAGAGATGCCAGAGAATGTGTTCGTGGGAGATGTCTCCACATACAGTGCCTTGGAGAAGAagagctcttctcccagcagggacagcactcCTTGCCCTGACATTGAAGACAACATTTTTGTGGCTCCTAAAGATAGTATCATTGTCTGCTCTTACAAGGATAACAGCCCTTATGACAGGTACTGTTGTTACATAAACCCCACCGGAGTCAATTCAGACCAGGAGACCATTGTGTGAAAGATGCATAccttatatatatgtatgtatacaaAACTGCAACTTCAACTTCTTGATAGGGGATAATATAGCTGCCTGCATGGGACAATCCTGATACTATTTCAATTTAAAGTGGTATGTGACTGATACTCAAACCTTTTGTGCCTGAAGTACGCTTTCTGTAAGTAAACAAGCATGTTTAAAGGTTAAagaattcagtttttcatttttggaaaaaaagaaattttattttattttctcccttttcctcccttttgttttcctgctgcctgttgTACCCAAGCCTGTAGGCGCTCTGGCAGAAGGGCAGCAGTGCCTGTCAGCTGGGATCAAGAGCTGAATGAAACTCTGGAGCTGTCTGTAGCAAAGAATTTGGTGCTCTATGGCTGAATAAGTTTTTGAAATACTGTCACTTTATTTTGGGAGGGATTGAGATATGTCAGCATGAGCTCCAATAGCTGCCTGATGTCAGGGAGTGTAGAAATCGTTTGTCTCCCTTCGTCCTGgatggattttattttcctttgtgtcAAGGAATAGATGTCCTGACCCCATGGGCTCTTCTGAAAGTCTTCTAGGAACCATAAAGGCTCAGGAGAGTTTTCAAAGACTAACCTATCGTCAATAGCATGAACATAGATTTATTAGCTTAATTTTCTACTGGTCTAGAGTTCACTGGAATGTTTCTAACACTTTTGGATTTTAGAGACATACTTGACAAGGAGAATGCAACATGAACATGACACAGTTCTTGCAGACTAGGAGCAGATGTCAGTGAACTCAggtctttaaaatatatttcagtacCTCAAAAATCGCTTCAGGAATAGACTTCTGTGAGTTATGTTCTGAGTGAGATCTGACTCTTctgaaaatgccatttttttgtGCCTTTTCTAAAATGCCAGATATTTCTGTATCGGGGATGCATGGTGACAGTCCACTCAGGGGTCTCAAAGCCATGCTTTGCTGGGAGAAGTGAACAGAGGACCTGACTGAAAGATGGTTTTTTCACACCTTATGAATACATAGCAAGAAAATGTGAAATGAGTAACTTCATTGAAATTAAGAGCCTACAGTCTACATACTGAAATACAAATCATGGCTGTTCTATCCAACAGCATGTTCCATGCTGTGCATAAACATCTTACCTGACCTCTACAATGTAGGGAACAGAGATGTGGTGTAACACAATGTGCATGCTAAGCAGCTACTCTAAGTGTTCAGGTCTTAGGGTAACAGTTGCTAAAGCATAGAATAATTTGCTAGCATCTCACAAAGCCCCAGTTCCTATATGCAAACTCCCAGAATGCCAGAAAGTTCCTGTGTGATTAAAGTCTTAATAGCTGCTCCTACTTAGATGGTTTTTGTCAACCCTAAGTTGTACCACAAAAATGTATTGAGTTACCAGAGtaggaaataagaaaaacagCCTGTTTTGTAGCAACCTGAGATGTCGTgtagaaaatgaaaaggaattttGCACTCAAATAAGGCTTACCCTGTCCATGGAATTGTTTGAAAAATGAATGTaaattttatacatatatttatgtgtgtatttgtttgtttgttgagAAACGTCAAACCATAAAGACAACCAGTCTCTGAACGTGTTTCCAGAAGAAGGAAACAATTTTCTGGCTAGCTTGGTGTCTTTCAGACCAAGTAAGATGTTAATTGTTTGGCTAGACTTTGATGGGGTATCTGGATACTACTAGGATAAATTCAAAAAATACTAGGTAGTTAAATTCAGGCGAAAACTCTGAACAGGTGGTTacaggcagctgtgctgctcaggCATGCAGCAACAGTACTGTGGTAATAAATGAACACCTGCACTCTGTGCAACCCAGCTTTTATCCAATGAGCAAAGGGATTCCACAAAAACAGAATCTCTCCCTGACATATTCAACTTCCACATAAAAGCACTCAGTCGTTGTCAGCAGCTTGCCTCCTTCTTAGGCTTAGTCACTGCAGGACCTGATTCTGCAATGTGCAGAGCAAGTCTTTAATGGCACCAGGAAGTCTTATTTCATGACCTGTGAGCCAACAGCTAAAACACTGCTGATGAATGTGATGATGAACAGGGtcttttgctttctgcttcTATGCAGAGCAGGTGAGGGTTCTCACTGCGTGCCTGGGGCGCTCAGCATCCCTGGAGATCAGACCCACCATGAGAAAACAGCCTACTGGGTCCTGCCTGCTGCCTTTGACAGGGTTGTGAGTAATCACTTGCCTTGCATAAGAGAGCAAGGCACCAGCCCACTGGGAACCTAGTTTTGTACAGTTCTGCAAATATATCTATAAGAAGAAATCAAGTTTTTCAATTTTGTCTAGGATTAGAGGTTCTCTATCAAAAGTTACATGGGCATTTTCAAGAAAAGACAGCAAACTCTAATGACAAATGGAATAGTAAATATATAATTTGATATACAGACATGCAGATCTGAGTCATGTGCTTTATTCAATTTTTAGTGTAAAAACAAGAGAATGCTTGTATTCAAGCAAAGTTTAATGGGAGTGAAAACTTCTCACAATATAGCAAGAGgtataaaaaatgtatttaaaatttgaTATTTACAGGCAATGTCATCCCTTCATTCATTCAGCTAAATTTCACAATAAAATACAACTTTAAGCAATATTTTTAGGTTACTATACCATAATCCTCTAGATTTCTTACTGAAAGTGTGAGAATTTGAAATTAGAGAAATAAATTAGTACTGCTTCTGAAATCACTTATTTTTCCGTTTTGTTCTCTGATAGTTTAAAAGAGAATGAAATGGAAATTGATGAATTTGgccataaaaattattatttttaaaattttaaatgaaaggggtttagttttttttgtttgttgtgggGGTTAGATATTAAGGTTTGATTTTTCATTGGTTTTGTTGCTTTGGGGGTTTCATGGTTCTGTTTGtttgagatattttttaataaagtgaCCTTTTTATAGTTTTGCCAGTAGAAATCGAATGCATATTTGATCACAGACATGATGACagcattttcaattttttttaatgcagatatCATGCCCATATCAGAGAGCACCTAGGACTTAATTTTCATTCAGCTCGTGTGGACACTAGAACTTGTGATACCAGTGCTGATCTTAGAACAAGCAGGAATAATCACTTTGCTTTTCAGAGGCAGCTTCTAGTCTGAATTTGGCTTCAGGATACCACATCTTGAGGTGTGATTCCGAGGTGTGACCAGAGATGAAAGCTTCTTTCTGTTCTTGCTACATTAAAAAACCTTCTGGTCAGAGTCCCACTTCTCTCCCCAGTGCTCTCTTTCAAACAATGCATGAAGTTGTAGGGGAGCTCAATTTGGGGGATAAATATCTAGGGGCATAAATGTCTTGTGAACCACATATTGCTTAGTCCTAAAGTGGCAGGGTGTATAAAGCATTTAATGGAAAACAGTAATCTGGACATTTAGAGAAGTTtcctaaaatatatattctggAATAGCATTTATCATACTGCTACAGTGTAGTTTATCTTCTTTTAAGAGACAATGTGATATGCAGATCAATAAAAGGCAATTTTGTGTTGCTTTGTTTAAATTTCTGTTGTCATAAGTAGCATTGTTACAGTCATACAAGCTGATCGCTGCGAAGTCTTTACAAGACAATTTGAAATTTTAATCAGTGTGCACTTTGTCCTCCTGAGTGCAAAACGATAGCTGGTCCTTTTGTACTGGAACTGAATAAGCAAGAGGTGAGTGTGCTCAGAGTGTGTTCCTCTGGACTGTATTGTATTCTTGATCTGCATTCTGTAGAAAAGTCATACTTTTGCAGAGGCAGTTCCTCCCCCTCTGATCC
Above is a window of Lonchura striata isolate bLonStr1 chromosome Z, bLonStr1.mat, whole genome shotgun sequence DNA encoding:
- the TMEM215 gene encoding transmembrane protein 215; the protein is MARTLRPDDINPRTGLVVALVSVFLVFGFMFTVSGIKGETLGDIPLLAIGPAICLPGIAAIALTRKTDGCTKCPENMRPCCKEVKDRDGMELLRTPSDLESGKGSCDELARKAYRKDRRGLRGEDTVFICTTSTTAAAPAECKSLTKKVEQEEMLKYLESCYPEMPENVFVGDVSTYSALEKKSSSPSRDSTPCPDIEDNIFVAPKDSIIVCSYKDNSPYDRYCCYINPTGVNSDQETIV